The genomic DNA gcttaggaaaaaaaaacatatgaagaCAGAAGAATGCCATTTTTTCTTCACAAGTTACTATACAAAAtagtttctgtttcttttttttttgttctagtCTTCAACGATTTAAGAGTGACTGGACACTTCAGTTAAAATCATTTCttccaatttaaattttttcCCGGATAATTAATTGAATTAACATGCAAACGAAAACAATCATGACTTGTGAATAGGGTATAGCTTTGTAAGTATGAATCATACATATAATAAAtcacaaagaaaatataatatgctTGCTTCTCATGTGACTTGGCACATAAGTAATTAGCCCTAGCTTAGTTCAAGCTAAGAAGAGATGTTGTATGAATATTTAAAGTCCACCGCCAAATCCACCACCTTCTCCACCACCGCCGCCGAATCCTCCTCCGGCTCCCCCACCTGCACCACCACCGAATCCTCCGCCTGATCCTCCACCAAATCCCCCGCCGAAACCTCCACCGTGACCCCCACCTGCACCACCACCGAATCCTCCGCCAGCTCCTCCACCAGCGCCTCCTCCGAATCCTCCTCCGGCACCTCCTCCAGCACCACCGCCTAATCCTCCACCGCTACCACCACCTGCACCACCCCCGAGACCTCCACCGTGTCCTCCTCCAACACCACCTCCTAGACCACCACCAGCACCACCGCCAATACCTCCACCGTTGCCTCCTCCTAGTCCTCCACCAGCACCTCCTCCTGCACCACCGCCAATACCTCCACCGTGGCCTCCTCCTAGTCCTCCACCAGCACCTCCTCCTGCACCACCGCCAATACCTCCACCGTGGCCTCCTCCTAGTCCTCCACCAGCACCACCCCCAATACCTCCACCGGCTCCTGCACCACCTCCAGCACCTCCTCCGGCACCACCGCCAATACCTCCACCGTGGCCTCCTCCTAGTCCTACACCAGCACCGCCTCCTGAACCACCTCCTCCACCGGCACCACCACCTATACCTCCACCCTGGCCTCCTCCTAGTCCTCCACCAGCACCACCGCCAATACCTCCACCGTGACCTCCTCCTAGTCCTCCACCGGAACCGCCTCCTACACCAGCACCGGCACCTCCACCAATACCTCCACCGTGGCCTCCTCCAAGCCCTCCGCCACCACCTAATCCTCCACCCGCACCACCTCCAGCACCACCACCAACACCTCCACCGTGGCCTCCACCAATGCCACCTCCTAACCCGCCACCGgcacctccaccaccaccaaaaCCTCCACCGgcacctccaccaccaccaattCCTCCTCCAAAACCTTTACCGCCACCAAAACCAAAGCCAAGTCCACCGCCTCCCAACGTCTCCTTCTCAAATCTCCTACATTCCACAACCCCAAGCACCAGGACTACAAGCAtcaaacccaaaaacccaaaagATACTTTCCCCATATCTTTGATATATTTCTAGTATCTTGTTTAATGATCAGTATACAATTGTTATAGCTCACTTGAACTAGCACTATAtcttatatatactatatagtaGGTAGAGGAGCATTTATGAGATATGGTTGAGAAAGGCCTTCAACATCTTTCCTGCACCGCGTTTCTCCGCATGTTACCATGTCCCAGTCGCTCATGTTCATTTTCTTCAACGAATCAATTAATGAGTGACACCCAAGTGCCTCTTTTTATATCTCCTATTCCTATCATAAAGCATGTCATCCTTTACTTATTTCCATGTTCTCCTGGTTTACTGTTTCAATATTGTATACAGCATTACAGCTTACATAGACAACGTGCGGAGaaaattcaaaacatattaCAACTAGTTCGAAATAAAACTATAGACAGCGGGGGGAAGGTGATGatgcaattaattttcaagaACATCATACGTCTCTTTTACATTATATAGCTTCTCAACTACTTTGGATTTGGTAGACACATTAAATGTAGAATCCCCACTatcattttcattattaatCACTTTACTAACCAGTACTATAATAAGTAATTAAGTCAATATCCTTAACTGGAATATGTCACTTACGCAGCCCTTAGATGACTTATATGTGTATGAAAacaaatgtaatatattttgctttaaagatttaactagatcatgacccgcgcgaccgcgcggattccatttttgttttaacatatAATCCATATTCTATAgtagttaatataatttggagtttttctaattttatattgtgtagttttaaataattttgagtaTGTCCAATTCAATACTGtgtagtttaatataattgtgAGTTTCTCTGCTTCGTAGTATAGATGTAAAGGTGAAAACAATAATCTAAAtattaaccaataaaatttagacTAACATAACTGAAGTCTTTCTTaggatattaataaaatagttataatttatacaatagacaaataaaaatatttatgcaaAAAACCAACAAAGATTAACCGTGctgatatataaatgttttatatttggttaaataatttaaacgaaACTGTACTaatccaaaaaaatagtttcaatttgtttttattaataaaatagtattttgaatatatatgcaAAAAGTTCAATAAGAAAATGactaatgtgtttttttataaagttaaatgcttacaatgtttctgttttatacttattcacaatataaatattatggcccataaagtaaaattttattgtaaatatccatgttttgatatgtaattaataagCCGTAACAACAATTGTACAGGAAAAAATGAAAGATGTTATATCTTATTGTCCTTTTCTTTGCTATATAGATACGGAAATATATTCTAGTTATTGCATATCTAAGGCAAATCCGTCCTTTAAATTATAGAATGTTCTATgttatacttatattatttgagtatcaagaaatatatatattctgatatctATATCCAgcaatttaaaatctaaatattaatcaataactGGCTAATGACTTGTTAATGACTTCCAGTCGACTAAAGAGgatgtataatataatgcaAAAAATTTATAGCTGTTTACGAATAGATGTATAATACAATGTccacaaatataatataatgtataaaaaaatatagttgtttacgaacaaatgtataatataatgttcAGAAGTATGATATAATGTATAATGTATGCAAAAATTATAGTTGTTTACGAacatatgtataatataatgtataaaaattatagttgtttacgaacaaattttaaatttgtactCTCATTCGatgtataataataaaaagaatggattttttttttgtttatgaatagaagtataatataatgtatagtGTCAATAgagttaaattattatacatcGAGTGTAAGATGTCACATAGTTGGttgatatatagttatttaaggaaatatttaaatgaaaggttaaggtatgaataataatgtgatgtccaatttaaaaatccacctagaagaagttgtaatgtttctgttttaataagatagatatttacatttcaaTATACTACTTAAATATTGGGATTTATGgttcttttttcaattttcaatttattattttaacaagAATGAGTAGTTAGCTTTGTGGACCTGTAAAATAATGACGTTATATTCGTAGTTCAAAAAGAAGAAAGTCAAGTTATCATCCACATATCATAACGTCTTTAGCCGACAAgggttttctttgaaaatatACATGAGTTCGCGGCGGGAGATTTGCTTGAAATAACTTACCGAGTGACAGTTTATAAAGATTAGTCAAACTaatatctcttttctttttttttttctgttcaaattctcttttctttttccaagtcttttttttggattaacctgggggtatcccgGGCCTATGGAAGgacccagactaatccccaaggggagGTGCagtccacggatagaccctctctccGGGTATGCAAATGGGCCCTAAAGCATATGCCCATATCCGTGTTGGTGTCCAGAAATCATGACTTAGTTCCCTCCAGCAGGGTTCGAACTCACAACCTGGGTGCAGGAAGGAGCCCGTCCTTACCATTGGGCCATGATGTTCTGGACTTTTTCCAAGTCTTTTGCCCTATCAATATACAACTTGTTACGTTACGTTTTCTGTTACGTTTTCTGTTACAATCTTCTCTACTTATCTCAccggaacaaaaaaaaactctctatCCTCCTCCGGCGTTGTTGGACTCACACGCCTACACATACAATGATACAAACTCTCCTGCCAACTTATACGTGTGACTAGTACTATGGCATTATCAACATCCAGTGCCGGCTCTTGGCTATGGCAACCTAGGCATTTGCCCTAGGTCCATGGGTCCAAAatttttttagtgttatttttgTAGTTATAAAAACTTATTTCACCatgttaatttattaaatagttGGTGAATTATAACAAAAGGACCCATAATAAATTAGACCTAATACaatgacaaaacaaaacaaattatgtatGCTTCACCATTCCCAATTTTCTCATTCACAAAACCTAATTTTCATATAAGGgtccatttttcaaaaaaaaagaaaaattaaataccAAGAGGTTTTTGCGGttcaattttgaaaaaaaaattctatgaaAAAATGGTAAATGAAAATGTCTATGAAAAGGTCCATATTTGGTGTTTCGCCCGAGGTTACTAAATTGTTTAAGATAACCCTTTGAAGGTTCGTCAACCTGCTTTACTATGGAGTATGGAACATGTCTGGGACTAGCTCTGGAGGCAAACCTTCACCTAGGCAAGCCATTCTGAAACACCAAAATCAAGACATAACAGAGAAACCAAAACATGAAACCTATCAAAAATACATGAAAACTGAAATAAATATTAAGGGTAGGGTAGGGTAGGGTCGGGTAGGGTAGGGTAGTATCATAAACTTTTTCATGATCATCATTCATAGGCGGATCGGGCTTTTTTCGGCTATAAGATTATAATTGATCAATGTCAAGCCCAATGGGCTTTATTAAACCAAACTAGATGTCTTTtcatttctaattttaaaaagaattaccCGGGAAAGCACAAGTAGTGGACTCTCCCGGCGGCGGTTTCAGTAACGGCGAATCTAGGGTTTTGAAATCGGCAATCGAGAGCTCCTCCGATGGGGCATTCAAACGGAGACTCGTTAATTGAAATCGAAGACCCGTTTCTAGCCTTCATCGACTACGCCAGAGCGGTGATTTCTCCGGAACAAGACGAAATCGAGGAGGAGAAGGATGTGACGAGCAAGAAGAATCCCAGCGAAGCCACGACTGAGTCTAGTGGTCCAGGCTGGGGTTGGATCGCCTCGCGTGTGCTGAAAACATGTACCGCTTACTCCAGCGGCGTCACTGCCGCCATTCTCCTCTCCGATCTCTCTCAGGTGCGCCGCCACTCTCTCTCCTACTTCGGTTTTGATCTTTTTCTgaaatgttgttgttgttttgattTGGTAGGGATGGCATGAGCAAAACAAACCAGGAATGTCAAAGAAGAAGCCTGAACTCATCGATCAGTTGAATAAGAGtcatagaagaagaagactcgCTAATACTGTCACTATAGACTCTATTTACGATAAGAATTTTCTGTCCATGAATAGTGTTCTGGAAGCTGTTGTTATCAAAGCCGACCTCCTTCCTGGTACAAACATATTCATCCTTACACTAGGGGATTTTTGGAGCTCCAACACCATTGATCTCTACTTACATCGCA from Raphanus sativus cultivar WK10039 unplaced genomic scaffold, ASM80110v3 Scaffold1233, whole genome shotgun sequence includes the following:
- the LOC108839137 gene encoding glycine-rich cell wall structural protein; this encodes MGKVSFGFLGLMLVVLVLGVVECRRFEKETLGGGGLGFGFGGGKGFGGGIGGGGGAGGGFGGGGGAGGGLGGGIGGGHGGGVGGGAGGGAGGGLGGGGGLGGGHGGGIGGGAGAGVGGGSGGGLGGGHGGGIGGGAGGGLGGGQGGGIGGGAGGGGGSGGGAGVGLGGGHGGGIGGGAGGGAGGGAGAGGGIGGGAGGGLGGGHGGGIGGGAGGGAGGGLGGGHGGGIGGGAGGGAGGGLGGGNGGGIGGGAGGGLGGGVGGGHGGGLGGGAGGGSGGGLGGGAGGGAGGGFGGGAGGGAGGGFGGGAGGGHGGGFGGGFGGGSGGGFGGGAGGGAGGGFGGGGGEGGGFGGGL